A DNA window from Aminipila luticellarii contains the following coding sequences:
- a CDS encoding M20 metallopeptidase family protein: protein MKIRERIDEIFEEIVEIRRTLHENPELSEQEIKTSQRISEFLTKYEIPHETEIAGHGIVAIIEGKGKIAEGQKFLTVGIRADMDALPINEEVNVPFKSKTEGVMHACGHDIHVAALLGTAKILKEAEADFSGTVKLFFEPAEETIGGAKQMIEAGYLMNPTVDAAIGLHITPEVETGMVQFRRGKMNAASTEFEITVEGVACHGAHPENGVDSIVAASSLVCMLQSIVTRNLSPTNPGIITIGQIHGGNKDNIIANETVLSGMIRALDNDTRSFLKKRVKEMAENVASGFGAKANVQFTDGYPALANDDEVEDILEAVAEEVLSKENVCFLPEPSLGADDFSYFSEAIQAVYFNIGCLGKGETVRQALHSEQLNPDEECIRTGILMEVFGALELFKQIR from the coding sequence ATGAAAATAAGAGAAAGAATCGATGAGATTTTTGAAGAGATCGTTGAAATAAGAAGAACGCTGCATGAAAATCCGGAGCTTTCAGAGCAGGAAATAAAAACGTCACAAAGAATAAGTGAATTTCTGACAAAGTATGAAATCCCTCATGAAACAGAAATTGCAGGCCATGGTATTGTGGCTATAATTGAAGGAAAAGGAAAAATTGCAGAAGGTCAAAAATTTCTAACGGTAGGAATACGGGCGGATATGGATGCACTTCCCATTAACGAAGAGGTTAATGTACCGTTTAAATCTAAGACAGAAGGCGTCATGCACGCCTGCGGACACGATATTCATGTGGCGGCCCTTTTGGGAACCGCAAAAATTTTGAAAGAAGCGGAAGCGGATTTTTCCGGGACTGTTAAATTATTTTTTGAACCTGCGGAAGAGACCATCGGCGGGGCGAAACAGATGATAGAAGCCGGATATTTAATGAATCCTACGGTGGATGCTGCTATCGGGCTTCATATAACGCCGGAAGTAGAAACGGGAATGGTACAATTTCGAAGAGGAAAAATGAATGCGGCATCAACGGAGTTTGAAATTACTGTAGAAGGCGTTGCATGTCACGGAGCACATCCTGAAAATGGTGTGGATTCTATTGTAGCGGCTTCCAGTCTGGTCTGCATGCTGCAGTCCATAGTGACCAGAAATCTGTCGCCTACCAATCCGGGGATTATAACGATAGGACAAATACACGGGGGAAATAAAGACAATATCATTGCCAATGAAACAGTACTTTCAGGAATGATCCGGGCATTGGACAATGACACAAGGAGTTTTCTTAAAAAGAGAGTAAAAGAAATGGCAGAAAATGTGGCGAGCGGCTTTGGTGCTAAAGCCAATGTTCAGTTTACAGATGGCTATCCGGCTCTTGCAAATGATGATGAGGTGGAAGATATTCTTGAAGCCGTTGCGGAAGAAGTTCTATCAAAGGAAAACGTATGTTTCTTACCGGAACCGAGTCTTGGTGCCGATGATTTTTCCTATTTCTCGGAAGCAATACAAGCGGTATATTTTAATATTGGGTGTCTCGGTAAAGGAGAAACTGTCCGTCAGGCGCTTCATAGCGAACAGCTGAATCCAGATGAGGAATGTATAAGAACAGGAATTCTTATGGAGGTATTTGGCGCACTGGAGCTTTTTAAGCAAATCAGGTGA
- the alr gene encoding alanine racemase — MLRDTVVQVNLGVLADNMKKICEMVGKGVAVMPVIKADGYGHGAVGIAPTLMEQGAAYLAVATLTEALELRTQYKDYPVFILGHTPDRLLPIVVEQNITQTIFSSAQARILAEESKKAGKKAKIHIKVDTGFHRLGIDDLQELKEICSFKEIETEGIFSHLALVNEEENEKQVKKFLGIVDELEKQGIHFKYKHIADSIAAVDYPEYRMNMIRPGALVFGLRSFEKGFVDVEQAMTFVTRISQIRQVRKGEGVGYDYLWKAPENMAIGTLPFGYADGYPRNMRGKGYVTIKGVKCPIIGVICMDQCMVDLSGVPGVKEGDPAIIYGDGSESTMTIEEAAELAGTNKNEIVARISARPPREYIK; from the coding sequence ATGTTAAGGGATACGGTAGTGCAGGTCAATTTGGGCGTCCTTGCAGACAATATGAAAAAAATTTGTGAAATGGTGGGTAAAGGCGTTGCTGTAATGCCCGTTATAAAAGCCGATGGATATGGGCATGGGGCAGTCGGCATTGCGCCTACGCTTATGGAACAGGGAGCGGCATATTTGGCGGTGGCAACTTTAACGGAAGCATTGGAATTAAGAACACAGTATAAAGACTATCCTGTGTTCATTTTAGGGCACACACCGGATCGATTATTGCCGATTGTGGTGGAGCAGAACATTACACAGACTATTTTTTCTTCAGCGCAAGCAAGAATATTAGCAGAAGAAAGTAAGAAGGCCGGCAAAAAAGCCAAAATACATATAAAAGTAGATACGGGATTTCATAGGCTTGGAATTGATGACCTTCAGGAGCTAAAAGAAATATGTTCTTTTAAGGAAATAGAAACAGAAGGGATTTTTTCTCATTTAGCACTGGTCAATGAGGAGGAAAATGAAAAACAGGTCAAAAAGTTTTTGGGCATTGTAGATGAGCTGGAGAAACAGGGAATTCACTTTAAATATAAACACATTGCAGACAGCATAGCTGCTGTAGATTACCCGGAATACCGAATGAATATGATTCGCCCCGGTGCATTAGTATTTGGCCTTCGGAGTTTTGAGAAGGGTTTTGTAGATGTGGAGCAGGCAATGACCTTTGTCACCAGAATTTCACAAATCCGCCAGGTGCGCAAAGGGGAAGGGGTTGGCTATGATTATCTGTGGAAGGCCCCTGAAAATATGGCGATAGGAACGCTTCCTTTTGGATATGCAGACGGATATCCGCGTAACATGAGGGGAAAGGGATACGTTACTATTAAGGGAGTTAAATGCCCGATTATTGGAGTTATCTGCATGGATCAATGTATGGTGGATCTTTCGGGAGTACCGGGAGTAAAGGAGGGGGATCCGGCCATTATTTACGGTGACGGAAGTGAAAGCACCATGACTATTGAAGAGGCTGCAGAGCTTGCGGGAACAAATAAAAACGAAATCGTTGCCAGAATATCAGCAAGGCCTCCCAGAGAATATATAAAATAA
- a CDS encoding amidohydrolase, which yields MDTIFYNGKFRTMDKMNPEAEAVAVKDGIITRVGSNEEILALAEAHTKKVDLEGKFALPGFSDSHLHLIYYANTKRKVELSQARSIEEAISLCKAQLQEKSKEDGWLLGCGWNQEDWKVPVFPTKIDLDKISQDIPIAITRTCYHATVINSKAIELLGLNKEIPELSNGIVEVDENGQVNGILRESAQNIVWNYMGVPTLEDLKNRIEDACLDAASKGITAIQTDDFETFTGDTIDLIIKAYHELVSEGRLPVRVYQQCLLRTPEKLQAFLDKGYKTGYEFGLYKIGPLKLLNDGSLGARTAYMREPYHDDPSTKGVALYDPEQLTKMIKMGHENGMQIAIHCIGDAAIEMAVNSFEQVMLESPRTDPRHGIVHCQITDINLIERIKKLNLLIYAQPIFIRADKNIINQRVGEELGSTSYNWRAFADRNMHLSGGSDCPVEKFDTIPNMYCAVTGKNPERDSDPAWHPENCLTVDETVKGFTWEGAYAAFQENERGTISVGKYADMVVLSEDLYQVPEDQIKDIQVKMTMVNGEIKYSDL from the coding sequence ATGGACACTATTTTTTACAACGGAAAGTTTAGAACCATGGATAAAATGAACCCGGAAGCGGAAGCCGTAGCTGTTAAGGATGGTATTATCACCAGAGTCGGCAGTAATGAGGAGATTCTTGCTCTGGCGGAAGCACATACGAAAAAAGTGGATTTGGAAGGAAAGTTCGCATTGCCGGGTTTTTCAGACAGCCATTTACATTTGATTTATTATGCAAATACGAAACGAAAGGTGGAGCTGTCTCAAGCCAGATCCATTGAAGAGGCTATTTCCTTATGTAAAGCGCAGCTTCAGGAAAAATCCAAAGAAGACGGATGGCTCTTGGGATGCGGCTGGAATCAGGAAGACTGGAAAGTACCGGTATTTCCCACAAAGATAGATTTGGATAAAATATCTCAGGATATTCCGATTGCTATAACAAGGACCTGTTACCATGCCACAGTAATCAATTCCAAAGCCATAGAGCTATTAGGCCTTAATAAAGAAATTCCGGAGCTTTCCAATGGGATTGTAGAGGTAGATGAGAACGGGCAGGTAAACGGAATTTTAAGAGAAAGTGCGCAGAACATTGTTTGGAATTACATGGGCGTACCGACTCTTGAGGATTTGAAGAACAGAATAGAGGATGCCTGTCTGGACGCGGCTTCAAAGGGAATTACCGCTATTCAAACGGATGACTTTGAAACCTTTACGGGAGATACGATAGATTTGATCATAAAAGCCTATCATGAACTGGTATCGGAAGGCCGGCTGCCGGTTCGCGTTTATCAGCAGTGCTTGCTGCGTACCCCGGAGAAACTCCAAGCCTTCTTAGACAAAGGGTATAAGACCGGCTATGAATTCGGACTGTATAAAATAGGCCCGTTGAAACTGCTGAATGACGGCTCCTTAGGGGCAAGAACCGCCTACATGAGAGAGCCTTACCATGACGATCCGAGTACGAAGGGCGTGGCCTTATACGATCCGGAGCAGCTCACGAAAATGATAAAAATGGGTCACGAGAACGGTATGCAGATAGCCATTCACTGCATCGGCGATGCCGCCATAGAAATGGCGGTCAACAGCTTTGAGCAGGTCATGCTGGAATCGCCCCGAACCGATCCGAGACATGGTATCGTACATTGCCAGATCACCGACATCAATCTAATTGAACGAATTAAAAAACTGAATTTATTGATTTATGCACAGCCGATTTTTATAAGAGCAGACAAGAATATCATTAATCAGCGAGTGGGAGAGGAACTGGGAAGCACAAGTTACAACTGGAGAGCCTTTGCAGACAGAAACATGCATCTGAGCGGAGGTTCAGACTGTCCTGTAGAAAAATTCGATACCATTCCCAATATGTATTGTGCGGTCACCGGGAAAAATCCGGAAAGGGATAGTGATCCCGCATGGCACCCGGAAAACTGCCTGACTGTAGATGAAACGGTGAAAGGCTTCACCTGGGAAGGCGCTTACGCAGCATTTCAAGAGAACGAGAGAGGAACGATTTCCGTAGGAAAATATGCCGATATGGTGGTATTGAGTGAAGACCTGTATCAGGTTCCGGAAGATCAAATTAAAGACATTCAAGTAAAAATGACCATGGTAAATGGTGAAATAAAATATTCCGATTTGTAA
- a CDS encoding amidohydrolase, which translates to MNKTVLPKRQENQMHADLLIKNGKCLCVANDNVYDWVAVTGHKISGLGYREEYKRTFDRIHCTIDANGNTVLPGFYDSHFHLVQTGLDSLSLDLSEATSFDDIGDLIKEQSRLTPEQPIHAKGLYPYNLKEKCFPSRTVLDKFCNDVPVWVTSSDFHISALNTYGILYYKIPFTIGGIELDSKAMPTGIFKKQANVILRENILKNVSNAHRLEAIKGVLDDAVKHGITTIDTMEGGFLFCNKDAELIYDYKDAFPVDVNLYYQTSDILKVKELRLPRIGSNPFIDGTLGSRNAALNYPYIDDPDNIGELYFTQEELNEFLVECYKNRLQTSLHVIGGRAIELALKAHEHALNMTGNAGLRHRLEHVELVSSSQILRARELGLVFSMQPTYEYLWGGKGRMYEARIGEHYRESNPLREILDHGVVICGSSESDVTPIGPAMGIHSAVNHPVEEHRIERMEAIRMFTLNGAFAVFEEKKKGSLELGKLADMVILNKDIMKVPKEQIKDVEVATTIKSGHILYHTNELCLGVDDHD; encoded by the coding sequence TTGAACAAAACAGTATTACCAAAAAGGCAGGAAAATCAAATGCATGCAGATTTATTGATAAAGAATGGAAAATGTTTATGTGTGGCGAATGACAACGTGTATGACTGGGTGGCCGTGACCGGACATAAGATTTCCGGATTGGGTTACAGAGAGGAATATAAACGAACCTTTGACAGGATTCACTGTACCATAGACGCAAATGGCAACACAGTCCTTCCAGGCTTTTATGACAGTCATTTTCATTTGGTCCAAACCGGATTAGATTCTTTGAGTTTGGATTTATCCGAGGCAACCTCTTTTGATGATATCGGAGACCTGATCAAGGAGCAATCCCGATTGACTCCGGAGCAGCCGATCCATGCGAAGGGGCTGTATCCCTACAATCTAAAAGAAAAATGCTTTCCCAGCAGGACGGTACTGGACAAGTTCTGCAATGATGTTCCCGTCTGGGTCACCAGCAGTGACTTTCATATAAGCGCACTAAATACCTATGGAATTTTATACTATAAAATTCCATTTACCATAGGCGGTATCGAACTGGATAGTAAAGCCATGCCCACCGGAATATTTAAAAAACAGGCTAATGTCATACTGCGGGAAAATATTTTAAAAAATGTATCCAATGCCCATCGTCTGGAGGCGATAAAAGGCGTATTAGATGATGCGGTCAAGCATGGGATTACGACCATAGACACCATGGAGGGAGGCTTTTTATTCTGTAATAAGGATGCAGAGCTGATTTATGACTACAAAGACGCCTTTCCCGTTGATGTCAATTTATATTACCAGACTTCCGATATTCTCAAGGTAAAGGAGCTGCGCCTGCCCAGAATTGGATCGAATCCATTTATAGACGGAACGTTAGGTTCCAGAAATGCAGCCTTGAATTATCCGTACATAGATGATCCGGATAATATAGGCGAACTGTATTTCACACAGGAGGAGTTAAATGAGTTTTTAGTAGAATGCTATAAAAACCGATTGCAGACCTCGCTTCATGTGATTGGGGGAAGAGCTATAGAGCTGGCTCTTAAGGCACATGAGCATGCATTGAACATGACAGGGAATGCTGGACTTCGTCATAGGCTGGAACATGTGGAACTGGTAAGCAGCAGTCAGATCTTGAGAGCCAGAGAATTGGGCCTCGTCTTTTCTATGCAGCCGACTTACGAATATTTGTGGGGAGGAAAGGGAAGGATGTACGAGGCGCGAATCGGGGAACATTACAGGGAATCAAATCCTTTAAGAGAAATCCTTGATCATGGTGTTGTCATCTGCGGAAGCTCAGAAAGCGATGTGACGCCCATCGGCCCTGCTATGGGAATCCATTCTGCGGTGAACCATCCGGTGGAAGAGCACAGAATAGAGCGAATGGAAGCCATTCGAATGTTTACGCTCAATGGGGCTTTCGCTGTCTTTGAGGAAAAGAAAAAGGGCAGCCTAGAGCTTGGAAAATTGGCCGATATGGTTATTCTAAACAAAGACATTATGAAAGTACCTAAAGAACAGATAAAGGATGTGGAAGTAGCAACTACCATTAAATCCGGACACATCCTATATCATACGAATGAATTGTGCCTAGGAGTGGATGATCATGACTGA
- a CDS encoding AfsR/SARP family transcriptional regulator, with the protein MTELKINLMGRVEFKYGEKNIEHKLSNKGIALISLLMLHMKNGVSRERLISYLWADSDEEAAKYNLRYNLWNIKKVIPADEKGQDFILANKDYCRLNQNYFFESDILQLMSFENQETERSIEELGHCKQLFRGDFLEGVYLKNCDEFNEKIILERIVYQNKYVKLLKAIAEKYETGSQFEECIQILSELAGMEPYNEGIIQSKLNAYIQLGQWSDAIACYKKFEASLRSDLNVSPSQKLKLVYSKLLGKPQISTKKASGSSGFKRQKLDIEVQCAENIDYFCIADLIRKIILRGDRKYIFQFNKCYLEDLNFIQLEVGIGYERLHGEKCSLRTWLPDVRIADACIRFILYVNDIYDLHVSLKNADKIDQASSQIIQYLKRLKIADLLIQES; encoded by the coding sequence ATGACTGAATTGAAGATTAATCTGATGGGGCGGGTAGAATTTAAGTACGGCGAAAAAAATATAGAACATAAGTTGAGCAACAAGGGGATTGCGCTCATCAGCCTTTTGATGCTTCACATGAAGAATGGGGTCAGCAGAGAGCGGCTGATCTCCTACCTTTGGGCGGACAGCGACGAAGAAGCCGCCAAGTATAACCTCCGCTATAACCTTTGGAATATCAAGAAGGTGATCCCGGCAGATGAAAAGGGGCAGGACTTTATTTTGGCCAATAAAGACTATTGCCGATTAAATCAGAATTATTTCTTCGAATCAGATATTTTGCAGCTCATGAGCTTTGAAAATCAGGAGACCGAACGATCCATCGAGGAGTTAGGTCACTGTAAACAGTTATTCAGAGGAGATTTTTTGGAAGGGGTCTATTTAAAAAATTGTGATGAGTTCAATGAAAAAATTATCCTAGAGCGAATCGTCTATCAAAATAAATATGTGAAATTATTAAAAGCTATCGCTGAGAAGTATGAAACAGGCAGTCAATTTGAGGAATGCATTCAAATTTTAAGTGAATTAGCCGGTATGGAACCATATAATGAGGGAATTATTCAGAGCAAGCTGAACGCTTACATACAGCTGGGACAGTGGAGTGACGCTATCGCCTGTTATAAAAAGTTTGAAGCCTCTTTGAGAAGCGATTTGAATGTCTCTCCCAGCCAGAAATTAAAGCTTGTATATAGTAAGCTGCTGGGAAAACCTCAGATCAGCACCAAAAAAGCTTCGGGGAGCAGCGGCTTTAAGAGACAAAAGCTGGATATAGAGGTACAGTGTGCAGAGAATATCGATTATTTTTGTATAGCGGATTTGATCAGAAAAATCATTCTGAGGGGGGACAGAAAGTATATTTTTCAGTTTAATAAATGCTATCTGGAGGATTTGAACTTTATTCAGTTAGAAGTGGGGATCGGCTACGAGAGACTGCACGGGGAGAAATGCAGCCTGCGTACGTGGCTGCCGGACGTTCGGATTGCAGATGCGTGTATCCGATTTATTTTGTATGTAAATGATATTTACGATCTCCATGTAAGCCTGAAGAACGCGGATAAAATAGATCAGGCCTCTTCACAGATCATACAGTATCTCAAACGCCTGAAAATCGCTGACCTGCTGATACAGGAGTCCTGA
- a CDS encoding single-stranded DNA-binding protein, translating to MENVQLQGTVLDENRCETNKAVLQGVVLTELKFSHKSYGESFYLFEVGIGRKSGYRDEIKIVISERLIWDIAINAGARVKIEGQIRTYNEENEGKSRLNIVVFARGVTLVGEQDSEPDENYIYLDGFLCKPPIRRTSPLGRELCDIMLAVNRMYNKSDYIPCIAWGRNATYAGGLEVGTKLSIIGRIQSREYKKRDAEGNILNRIAYEVSILKIEE from the coding sequence ATGGAAAACGTTCAGCTTCAAGGTACTGTGTTAGACGAAAATAGATGTGAAACAAATAAGGCGGTACTTCAAGGTGTTGTATTGACTGAACTAAAGTTCAGCCATAAATCGTATGGGGAGAGTTTTTATCTGTTTGAAGTAGGAATCGGGCGAAAAAGCGGATACAGAGATGAAATAAAAATTGTTATCTCCGAGAGATTGATATGGGATATTGCTATCAATGCGGGAGCCCGGGTAAAAATAGAGGGACAAATACGGACCTATAATGAAGAAAATGAAGGAAAAAGCCGGCTGAACATTGTAGTTTTTGCAAGAGGAGTCACTCTCGTGGGAGAACAGGACAGCGAGCCGGATGAGAACTACATATATCTGGACGGTTTTCTGTGTAAGCCTCCTATTAGAAGAACTTCACCTTTAGGCCGGGAACTTTGTGATATCATGCTTGCAGTCAACCGGATGTACAATAAATCCGACTACATCCCTTGCATTGCGTGGGGACGCAATGCCACATATGCAGGAGGGCTGGAAGTAGGGACGAAGCTTTCTATTATTGGGAGGATACAAAGCAGAGAATATAAAAAAAGAGATGCCGAGGGAAATATTTTGAACCGGATCGCATATGAAGTGTCCATCCTGAAAATCGAAGAATAG
- the plsX gene encoding phosphate acyltransferase PlsX produces MRILLDGMGGDHAPLEIVKGAVEAAKEITHTIVIIGDQKKIEAELKKYKYDKKQILIEHASDVIDNCDAPVKAVRTKKESSMVKGITMVKEGKGDLFISAGNSGALMAGSLLILGRIQGIDRPAMASIYPILGGQASLLVDAGANAECKPDNLLEFATMGSIYMEKVLGRKNPKVGIVNIGAEETKGTTVTKAAHELLLKSSLNFVGNVEAREIPFGASDVIVCDGFVGNVVLKLTEGMALSVLKKLKETLTAGLKAKLGTVLLYDKIKGLKSEFDYSEYGGAPILGVKGPIVKMHGASNSNAVKNTILKGIPYAEQNVVQTILDSVLELEEIKISE; encoded by the coding sequence ATGAGAATACTATTGGATGGAATGGGCGGAGATCATGCTCCCTTGGAAATCGTAAAGGGTGCGGTGGAGGCTGCCAAAGAAATAACGCATACGATCGTGATCATAGGCGATCAAAAGAAAATAGAGGCAGAACTGAAAAAATACAAATACGATAAGAAACAGATCCTTATTGAGCATGCCAGTGATGTCATTGATAACTGCGATGCTCCTGTAAAGGCTGTACGAACGAAAAAAGAATCCTCCATGGTCAAGGGAATTACCATGGTGAAAGAAGGAAAGGGCGATTTATTTATTTCGGCAGGAAATTCCGGCGCATTAATGGCAGGAAGCTTATTGATATTGGGAAGGATACAAGGTATAGACCGACCAGCAATGGCCAGTATATACCCTATACTTGGTGGACAGGCTTCTTTGCTGGTGGACGCAGGAGCCAACGCAGAATGTAAACCGGATAATCTGTTAGAGTTTGCTACCATGGGCAGCATCTATATGGAAAAGGTTCTGGGGAGAAAGAACCCAAAGGTGGGAATTGTCAATATCGGAGCAGAGGAGACCAAGGGAACCACGGTCACAAAGGCTGCGCATGAACTACTGCTCAAGAGCAGTCTCAATTTCGTAGGCAATGTGGAGGCGAGAGAGATTCCTTTTGGTGCCAGTGATGTTATTGTCTGTGATGGATTTGTAGGCAATGTCGTTTTAAAGCTGACGGAAGGAATGGCTCTTTCTGTCTTAAAGAAATTAAAAGAGACGCTGACTGCCGGACTTAAAGCAAAATTGGGAACCGTTTTACTGTACGATAAAATAAAAGGATTAAAGAGTGAATTTGACTATTCAGAATATGGCGGAGCTCCTATTCTAGGCGTGAAGGGTCCTATTGTTAAAATGCATGGAGCCTCCAATTCAAATGCCGTCAAGAATACGATTCTGAAAGGTATTCCTTATGCGGAGCAGAATGTGGTACAGACTATTTTGGATTCAGTATTAGAACTTGAGGAGATAAAAATCAGTGAATAG
- the rnc gene encoding ribonuclease III, with protein sequence MNSVEFQKNISYEFQNPDYLEKALTHSSFVKEKDERCGKDNERLEFLGDAFFDAVISEDLYRKLAHVSEGRLTKLRASIVCEKSLAQKAKELNLGKFLKMGKGEENTGGRERDSILADAMEAVMAAIFLDGGFEEAKKFILRTFGETIENAVSGKLSRDYKTELQESLQTNGDVKIQYQVDRQEGPDHDKTFFVSLLVEEKLLGKGVGKSKKEAEQNAARYALESGGDKCILKE encoded by the coding sequence GTGAATAGCGTTGAATTTCAAAAGAATATATCCTATGAATTTCAAAATCCCGATTATCTGGAGAAAGCACTGACCCATAGCTCTTTTGTGAAAGAGAAGGATGAAAGATGCGGAAAGGACAATGAGCGTCTGGAATTTTTGGGAGATGCATTTTTTGATGCGGTCATCAGCGAGGATCTCTATAGGAAGCTGGCTCATGTCAGCGAAGGAAGATTGACAAAATTAAGGGCTTCTATTGTCTGTGAAAAATCCTTGGCTCAAAAAGCCAAGGAACTGAATCTGGGAAAGTTCCTTAAAATGGGAAAAGGCGAAGAAAACACGGGCGGACGAGAACGGGATTCCATTCTTGCCGATGCCATGGAAGCTGTTATGGCAGCTATTTTTTTAGACGGAGGTTTTGAAGAAGCAAAGAAGTTCATTCTCAGAACCTTTGGCGAAACCATCGAAAATGCAGTTTCGGGAAAGTTGTCAAGAGACTATAAGACAGAGCTTCAGGAGAGTCTTCAAACCAACGGCGACGTCAAGATCCAATATCAAGTGGACAGACAGGAGGGGCCGGATCACGATAAGACCTTTTTTGTGTCCCTTCTTGTGGAGGAAAAACTTCTGGGAAAAGGGGTCGGCAAGAGTAAGAAAGAGGCGGAACAGAACGCTGCCCGATATGCTTTAGAAAGTGGTGGAGACAAATGTATTTTAAAAGAATAG